One Candidatus Poribacteria bacterium DNA window includes the following coding sequences:
- a CDS encoding fibronectin type III domain-containing protein — translation MIKTTQWTVVCLVLCLSIGTAFSQGLSPPANVTAVDTPNDDGSSITIKWDTAPEDSGITGYQILRRIADGDLEEIGELLPAGTATYVDSSIEKGNAYAYIVRAVSETEATVDSEQTVPVKGTGEWFHTGKIPLFIAMLLFGAVILWNIYYARSGKDIFVRRIPGLEAVDEAIGRATEMGRSILYTLGLGRVDDVPTIASMTILGQVARRTADYETPLRVPCRDPIVMNVVREVVRTAYLDEGRPDVYNEENVFFVSESQFAYAAGVDGIMLREKPAAIFLQGQFFAESLILAETGNSIGAIQIAGTDSEHQLPFFIAACDYTLIGEELYAASAYLSREPMLLGSLRGQDWGKVLIFITMILGVILELSGVNWITTLLQKVN, via the coding sequence ATGATAAAAACAACTCAATGGACAGTCGTCTGCTTGGTGCTGTGCCTAAGCATTGGCACTGCGTTTAGCCAAGGACTCAGCCCACCGGCAAACGTCACGGCAGTGGATACACCCAACGACGATGGCTCCAGCATCACTATCAAGTGGGACACAGCCCCCGAAGATAGCGGTATCACAGGATATCAAATCCTGCGGCGGATAGCAGACGGCGATCTTGAAGAAATCGGTGAACTACTGCCTGCCGGAACAGCGACTTATGTCGATTCCTCTATTGAAAAAGGGAACGCCTACGCCTACATTGTGCGCGCCGTTAGCGAGACAGAGGCAACAGTGGATTCCGAACAAACCGTCCCCGTCAAAGGAACAGGGGAATGGTTTCATACCGGCAAAATCCCGCTGTTTATCGCCATGCTTCTTTTTGGTGCCGTTATTCTTTGGAATATCTATTATGCGCGGAGTGGTAAAGATATCTTCGTTCGGCGCATCCCTGGACTTGAGGCTGTAGATGAAGCCATCGGTAGAGCCACGGAGATGGGACGCTCTATTCTCTATACCTTAGGGTTAGGTCGCGTAGATGATGTCCCTACTATTGCGAGTATGACAATTCTGGGGCAAGTGGCACGGCGAACTGCCGATTATGAAACACCATTGCGTGTGCCTTGCCGGGATCCAATTGTTATGAATGTCGTGCGTGAGGTCGTGCGAACAGCATATCTTGATGAAGGTCGTCCGGATGTCTATAACGAGGAAAACGTTTTCTTTGTCAGTGAAAGCCAATTCGCCTACGCTGCTGGTGTGGATGGTATTATGCTTCGTGAAAAACCCGCGGCGATATTTTTACAAGGTCAATTTTTCGCTGAATCGCTTATTCTCGCGGAAACAGGCAATTCTATTGGTGCCATTCAGATTGCAGGAACAGACTCTGAGCACCAACTTCCGTTCTTTATCGCTGCATGCGACTATACTTTAATTGGTGAAGAATTGTACGCAGCGAGTGCTTATCTGTCCAGAGAACCGATGTTACTTGGGAGTCTCAGAGGACAAGATTGGGGAAAGGTACTCATTTTCATAACTATGATTCTGGGCGTGATTCTTGAGTTGTCCGGTGTCAATTGGATAACAACGCTCTTACAAAAGGTGAATTAG
- the aroB gene encoding 3-dehydroquinate synthase — MTKTLHVELGDNSYPLVVGIGLLNRVGELLTPHTKSNKVLIVSDTFLKARYMPVVLKSLEDAGLDVSTIAVPAGEENKSLTQFSHIQDSLVAHQLDRGSTLIALGGGVIGDLAGFAAAVYMRGIPYVQIPTTLQAQVDASVGGKTAINHPKGKNLIGAFHQPKLVLIDVDTLKTLPQRDIRSGLIEVIKMGVIRDEPLFETVEENLDAILNLDNTALTEIISQACINKAEIVAKDEKESGLRMVLNYGHTFGHALEALTHYNRYRHGEAVSIGMNCAAQLAVNLGMFSETDFQRQQTLLKRAKLPIAFPPDLTPEALCDAMYLDKKTLGGKLRLILPTRIGEVVIRDDVDDRHVLEVISQCF, encoded by the coding sequence ATGACGAAAACCTTACACGTGGAACTCGGAGATAATAGTTATCCCCTTGTCGTTGGGATAGGACTCCTCAACCGAGTTGGCGAACTCCTTACACCGCATACAAAATCGAATAAGGTGCTCATCGTTTCGGACACATTCCTTAAAGCGCGCTATATGCCTGTTGTCCTGAAGAGTCTTGAAGATGCTGGTCTTGATGTAAGTACAATTGCAGTTCCCGCTGGCGAAGAGAACAAATCATTGACCCAATTCTCCCACATACAGGATAGCTTAGTCGCGCATCAACTCGATCGCGGTTCAACGCTTATCGCGCTCGGTGGTGGTGTTATCGGTGACTTGGCTGGATTCGCCGCAGCTGTGTATATGCGCGGTATCCCTTACGTCCAGATTCCAACGACGTTACAGGCACAGGTTGACGCAAGCGTTGGGGGTAAAACAGCGATTAACCATCCGAAGGGCAAGAACCTCATCGGCGCATTCCATCAACCGAAACTGGTACTCATCGACGTAGACACGCTCAAAACGCTACCGCAACGCGACATCCGATCAGGACTTATTGAAGTTATCAAGATGGGCGTTATCCGCGATGAACCGCTGTTTGAGACGGTTGAAGAAAACCTTGACGCTATCTTAAATTTAGACAACACAGCACTCACTGAGATAATTTCGCAAGCGTGTATTAACAAAGCAGAAATCGTTGCTAAAGACGAAAAAGAGAGTGGATTGCGGATGGTCCTCAACTATGGGCATACCTTCGGACACGCGCTTGAAGCATTGACACATTACAATAGGTATCGACACGGTGAAGCGGTTTCTATCGGGATGAACTGCGCCGCACAGTTAGCAGTAAATTTGGGAATGTTCTCCGAAACCGATTTTCAACGGCAACAGACACTCCTAAAGCGTGCGAAACTGCCGATTGCCTTCCCACCCGATCTCACCCCAGAAGCGTTATGTGACGCGATGTATTTGGACAAAAAGACGTTAGGCGGTAAACTCCGCCTCATCCTGCCGACGCGTATCGGAGAAGTCGTTATCCGCGACGATGTAGACGATCGGCATGTTTTAGAAGTTATCTCGCAATGTTTTTAA
- a CDS encoding shikimate kinase yields MKQPVKKSPNIVLVGFMGTGKTSVGRRLATQLRMRYVDTDDIIERDSGRRISNIFEEDGETAFRELESEAVLKVSKRHNSVISTGGGVVLKEANMIALKQNGVVFCLTATPEEIYRRVGHQTHRPLLQTPDPLAQIQSMLAERRPYYEEADYMVRTTGRSFGEIILHIKRMFVRSTRNPK; encoded by the coding sequence GTGAAACAACCGGTCAAAAAAAGCCCCAATATCGTGCTCGTCGGTTTTATGGGAACCGGAAAAACCTCTGTCGGTAGACGGCTCGCGACACAACTCAGGATGCGTTATGTGGACACAGACGACATTATCGAGCGAGATAGCGGGCGACGTATCAGCAATATCTTCGAGGAGGACGGGGAAACCGCTTTTCGAGAACTTGAAAGCGAAGCCGTTCTTAAAGTTTCCAAACGGCATAACTCCGTTATCTCTACAGGAGGCGGTGTTGTCTTAAAAGAAGCCAACATGATAGCACTGAAGCAGAACGGTGTTGTTTTTTGTCTAACAGCAACCCCTGAAGAAATCTATCGGAGGGTTGGACACCAGACACATCGACCGTTGCTCCAAACACCCGATCCGCTCGCGCAGATCCAGTCAATGTTAGCAGAACGACGGCCTTATTATGAAGAAGCCGATTATATGGTGAGAACGACAGGACGCTCATTCGGTGAAATCATCTTGCACATCAAACGGATGTTTGTAAGAAGCACCAGGAATCCAAAATGA
- a CDS encoding GNAT family N-acetyltransferase encodes MARQLRMVRPNLEDLPELELPAGYGMRTYQEGDEVHWANIISDSFGGRERTAQDTRNEITGRDVFLPDGLYFTTHQDVPVGTACAWRESVDEKDVGYVHMVGVVAEHTGHKLGKWVSLAVLTYFRDNGFISAMLDTDDFRVPAVKTYLNLGFIPVYVEDEQPERWRKIFEKLGLPSMSAEIANVRETLPEELWTKVSR; translated from the coding sequence ATGGCACGACAACTTAGAATGGTACGTCCCAATTTGGAAGATTTACCAGAGTTAGAACTTCCGGCAGGCTACGGCATGCGAACCTATCAAGAAGGTGACGAGGTGCACTGGGCAAATATCATTAGCGACTCGTTCGGTGGCAGAGAACGCACCGCGCAGGATACGAGGAATGAGATTACTGGTAGAGATGTATTTCTCCCTGATGGACTCTACTTCACAACACATCAAGATGTTCCTGTTGGGACTGCCTGTGCGTGGCGGGAATCTGTAGATGAAAAGGATGTCGGATATGTGCACATGGTAGGTGTTGTCGCTGAACACACCGGACATAAACTCGGAAAATGGGTTTCGCTCGCTGTTCTCACCTACTTCCGCGACAACGGGTTCATAAGTGCAATGCTGGATACCGACGATTTTCGTGTTCCTGCTGTAAAGACCTATCTGAATCTGGGATTTATACCTGTTTACGTTGAAGACGAACAACCCGAACGATGGCGGAAGATTTTTGAGAAACTGGGATTGCCCTCTATGTCAGCAGAAATTGCAAACGTTAGAGAAACACTTCCCGAGGAACTGTGGACGAAAGTTTCACGTTAA
- a CDS encoding GNAT family N-acetyltransferase, which yields MARYDLENLPKFRCPDNYHIRTYQRGDEVYWARIMDRTFVDQGRTSEDTYANVINQPNFDPDGFCFAIHRDVPIGTACAWNRCHRGKPIGYIDMLAVLPEHTGHKLGKWLTVFLLHYFKTRYVAYVMLDTDDFRLPAIKNYLNLGFVPVYVGENHGERWRTIFKKLDILRGVIA from the coding sequence ATGGCTCGGTATGATTTGGAGAATCTACCGAAGTTTCGGTGTCCTGACAACTATCATATCCGAACTTATCAGCGCGGAGACGAAGTCTATTGGGCACGAATAATGGACAGAACCTTTGTAGACCAAGGCAGAACCTCTGAAGATACTTATGCTAACGTTATCAACCAACCCAATTTTGATCCAGATGGATTCTGCTTCGCCATCCACAGAGATGTTCCTATCGGCACGGCGTGTGCTTGGAATAGGTGTCATCGTGGCAAACCGATCGGCTACATTGATATGCTCGCTGTGCTCCCAGAACATACTGGACATAAACTTGGAAAATGGCTGACGGTGTTTCTCCTGCACTATTTTAAAACGCGGTATGTGGCGTATGTCATGTTAGACACAGACGATTTTCGTCTTCCTGCAATCAAGAATTATCTCAACTTAGGGTTTGTTCCTGTGTATGTAGGTGAAAATCACGGAGAGCGTTGGCGGACAATCTTTAAAAAGCTGGATATTCTCCGTGGCGTGATCGCATAG
- a CDS encoding glycosyltransferase family 39 protein, which translates to MPTVLAIGFVLRLIGVNVGLPDSPDPREVLIAQDVLNLIHFTAPPQIYNWPGTAWFYIIAGVGKLLSFCGWYPTEARVILLARCINVLLSTATLWFTYRIGFHCYSKRVGQLAAGLLAVAMLHATNESRFALVDIPATLCVTLFFWHLTRARSASTTLTFQTAIWLSIIVGVGFAVKFTTIFVVFALLCFVGSRHFYRRLATIVGISALTFTFLCPYWLIDLISPEWNLFFQDFWYEASHYHWGHFGLMSTAESDWLGRFIYLWTLLKWGMGLPLAVLASLGVLCAFVSLKAVSSQQRTGRTEEGKDEDPNLPTLQSSNQEPSSFPTFQSILLLSFVIPYLLFIGIHKVKFVRHLLILYPILTVLAAAALRHLPNVVETLLGVVRSRRIGNSEHPTIVKAFGRWLRVILGGAVVLYSFVYTISFASVLLTQPTRIEVSNWVSVHIPQEESIAVAPEILFDWLLPELDMVIGEEVKWVLILVPDLEVFQKYRARPQSYEKKDWYPLSEIDLEEVLAFYMHVLGEGSPYKLHKTFRRTPAFFGIQISDSGAPFPMRSLAHSEFRVYRRADERMP; encoded by the coding sequence ATGCCAACGGTTCTCGCTATTGGTTTTGTACTACGCCTCATCGGCGTAAACGTTGGCTTACCCGATTCTCCCGACCCACGTGAAGTTCTAATCGCACAAGATGTGCTGAATCTTATCCACTTCACGGCACCTCCACAAATCTACAACTGGCCCGGAACAGCGTGGTTTTACATCATTGCTGGCGTAGGCAAATTGTTATCGTTCTGTGGTTGGTATCCGACAGAGGCCCGCGTAATTTTACTGGCACGCTGCATCAATGTCCTGTTGTCTACAGCAACGCTTTGGTTCACCTATCGTATTGGGTTTCACTGTTACAGCAAACGTGTAGGTCAACTTGCAGCCGGATTGCTCGCTGTTGCGATGTTACACGCCACTAACGAGTCGCGTTTCGCACTTGTCGACATCCCTGCCACTCTCTGTGTGACACTGTTTTTCTGGCACCTGACGCGCGCGCGTTCTGCCTCAACTACGCTTACGTTTCAAACCGCGATATGGCTCAGCATCATTGTGGGGGTCGGCTTCGCCGTCAAATTTACGACTATCTTTGTTGTTTTTGCCTTGTTGTGCTTTGTCGGTAGTAGACATTTTTATCGCAGGCTTGCGACAATTGTTGGTATCTCTGCTTTAACTTTTACCTTTCTCTGCCCTTATTGGCTCATAGATTTAATCTCACCGGAATGGAATCTCTTCTTTCAGGATTTTTGGTATGAAGCGTCTCATTATCACTGGGGACACTTCGGTCTCATGAGCACAGCAGAATCTGATTGGCTGGGTCGGTTTATCTATCTGTGGACACTTTTGAAATGGGGTATGGGGCTGCCACTTGCAGTCCTTGCCAGTTTGGGGGTCTTGTGTGCGTTCGTGTCGCTTAAAGCAGTCAGCAGTCAGCAACGGACTGGCAGAACGGAAGAAGGGAAGGATGAGGATCCCAACCTTCCAACCCTCCAATCTTCCAACCAAGAACCTTCGAGTTTTCCAACCTTCCAATCCATCCTCTTACTATCTTTCGTTATTCCTTATTTACTGTTTATCGGGATACACAAGGTTAAGTTTGTACGCCATCTGCTAATACTCTATCCAATACTCACCGTGCTTGCTGCTGCCGCACTCAGACACTTACCGAATGTTGTAGAGACACTTTTGGGGGTAGTACGTTCACGTAGGATTGGAAACTCTGAACATCCGACTATAGTCAAAGCATTTGGGAGATGGCTTCGCGTAATCTTGGGTGGTGCCGTCGTGCTTTACTCGTTTGTTTATACTATCTCTTTTGCTTCTGTCCTGCTCACGCAACCCACTCGAATCGAGGTATCGAACTGGGTATCAGTACACATTCCTCAGGAAGAATCTATTGCTGTTGCTCCAGAAATTCTATTTGACTGGCTTCTTCCTGAATTGGACATGGTGATAGGTGAAGAGGTAAAATGGGTTCTTATCCTTGTGCCAGATCTCGAAGTGTTTCAAAAATATCGAGCGCGTCCTCAATCTTACGAAAAAAAGGATTGGTATCCTCTCAGTGAAATTGACTTGGAGGAAGTGCTCGCGTTTTACATGCACGTTTTAGGGGAAGGAAGCCCCTACAAATTGCACAAGACATTCCGACGGACACCAGCGTTTTTTGGTATTCAAATATCCGATAGTGGTGCGCCGTTTCCAATGCGCTCGCTTGCACATTCTGAATTCCGCGTTTATCGCCGTGCCGATGAAAGAATGCCCTGA
- a CDS encoding nucleoside monophosphate kinase — MTTDISPLHEADGPCYQAVMLVGPPGVGKGTQGKMLAQIPGIFHVSSGDMFRELDVNSKCGQIFQQYARIGKLVPDHITIKIWQDYMAAKTHEQVYAPENDLLILDGIPRNITQAGLIAPYIKLFKVIYMVCEDREVMFKRIRGRSLKENRIDDSEEIVVRYRWDVYKRETEPLIDYYPQDMIRIIDADTTAADVLHQILSTIVPIQKNHFKPPLM, encoded by the coding sequence ATGACAACGGATATAAGCCCTCTACATGAGGCGGATGGACCGTGTTATCAAGCAGTGATGCTCGTTGGTCCCCCCGGTGTTGGTAAGGGAACACAAGGGAAAATGCTGGCACAAATCCCAGGCATTTTCCATGTCTCCAGCGGAGATATGTTCCGCGAACTTGATGTCAATTCCAAATGCGGACAAATTTTCCAACAATACGCAAGAATCGGTAAATTAGTTCCAGATCACATCACAATCAAAATCTGGCAGGACTACATGGCGGCAAAAACCCATGAGCAGGTTTACGCGCCAGAAAACGATCTGCTCATACTTGATGGCATTCCACGAAACATCACGCAAGCCGGTTTGATAGCCCCTTATATAAAACTCTTTAAGGTGATCTACATGGTCTGTGAGGACCGAGAAGTGATGTTTAAACGCATTCGGGGACGGTCGCTGAAAGAAAATCGAATCGACGATTCCGAAGAAATCGTAGTTCGCTACAGGTGGGATGTTTACAAACGGGAAACCGAACCATTGATTGATTACTATCCGCAAGATATGATTCGAATCATTGATGCCGACACGACTGCAGCGGATGTACTTCATCAAATCTTATCAACGATTGTGCCCATTCAAAAAAATCATTTCAAGCCCCCGCTCATGTAA
- a CDS encoding TIM barrel protein — MSEPSKGTTEYCFSFGPWNIHEGLDPFGPPVRESFSFDEKVGFYRDLGFVGIQFHDDDIVPDIDEKTYTQLIARTKNVKTQLDNHGLTAEVVAPRLWESPKTIDGAYTSNSAEERQYALERSKRCVDVANEIGCKNLVLWLAREGTYIRETKNAAGAVGQILDAINAMLEYDPEIRILIEPKPNEPMDIAYIPTIGHAIGLAYASNAPARVGGLIESAHAILAGLEPSDEMGYALYHKKLWSVHLNDQNGLKFDQDKAFGSVNLRRAFNQVRVLEENGYGRNGEFVGLDVKVMRTQPRDISTKHLLSSRRTFLNLLEKVRTFDKKVEQEFIAARDYEGLDFYILEHLLGV, encoded by the coding sequence ATGAGCGAACCTTCTAAAGGGACAACAGAATACTGTTTCTCTTTTGGACCATGGAACATACATGAGGGGTTAGACCCCTTCGGACCACCTGTTCGAGAATCGTTTAGTTTTGACGAAAAGGTTGGGTTTTATCGGGACCTCGGTTTTGTTGGAATTCAATTTCACGACGATGACATTGTCCCCGATATTGATGAGAAAACATATACGCAGCTAATCGCGCGGACAAAAAATGTCAAAACGCAACTCGACAATCACGGTCTGACAGCAGAGGTGGTGGCACCACGGTTGTGGGAATCTCCAAAGACTATTGATGGGGCTTATACCTCCAACTCTGCAGAAGAACGACAGTATGCGCTGGAACGCTCAAAACGGTGTGTGGATGTTGCTAATGAAATCGGGTGCAAAAATCTTGTATTATGGCTCGCCCGCGAAGGCACTTACATTCGGGAAACGAAAAACGCGGCGGGGGCTGTTGGACAGATTTTGGACGCAATTAACGCGATGCTTGAATACGACCCAGAAATCCGAATCCTAATTGAACCGAAACCGAATGAACCGATGGACATCGCCTATATTCCAACCATCGGGCATGCGATCGGTTTGGCTTATGCGAGCAACGCGCCAGCGCGCGTTGGCGGATTAATCGAAAGTGCACACGCCATTCTCGCAGGATTAGAACCGTCCGATGAAATGGGGTACGCGCTCTATCATAAGAAACTCTGGAGTGTACATCTCAACGACCAAAATGGATTAAAATTCGACCAAGATAAGGCTTTCGGTTCCGTTAATTTGCGGCGAGCATTTAATCAGGTGCGCGTACTTGAAGAGAACGGATACGGTAGAAACGGTGAATTCGTTGGTTTGGATGTGAAAGTCATGCGAACACAACCGCGCGACATCTCAACAAAACATTTATTGAGTAGTCGCAGAACTTTTCTCAACCTACTTGAAAAGGTCCGGACGTTTGATAAAAAGGTTGAACAGGAATTTATTGCAGCTCGAGACTATGAAGGCTTGGACTTCTACATTCTTGAACACCTCCTTGGTGTATGA